A window from Agrobacterium tumefaciens encodes these proteins:
- a CDS encoding ABC transporter permease produces MSNAYLTYAAKRLGQAIVVILLAYVFTFVVVSVLPGDPITSVLRNPQNGFTEQEIAEIIAAQGLDRPIIVQLWHSLSAFLTGDLGVSMRSNRPVATLIAEVLPSTLVLASAGLAVALILAFAVAYGTQVVPKRYGQGLLRAFPSLFLSTPNFVIGLFLIHLFGFQLRLFRVIEPDSFWATLFAAITIGIPFSAQIAEVLIANLDHEAEQDYAAVARSRGIGPRRLFTTHLLKPASLPVVTVIALTVGELLGNSLITETVFGRTGIGSLVQRSVSTQDLPVLQAIVSLGAVVFVVVNLIADLLYPLLDPRVKIVVGRKRRLTTIDDTSLGLETGSKP; encoded by the coding sequence ATGAGCAATGCCTACCTTACCTACGCCGCAAAGCGGCTCGGCCAGGCGATCGTCGTCATCCTTCTGGCCTATGTCTTCACCTTCGTGGTCGTCAGCGTCCTGCCTGGCGACCCGATCACCAGCGTTCTGCGCAACCCGCAGAACGGTTTCACCGAGCAGGAGATCGCCGAAATCATCGCCGCGCAGGGGCTGGACAGGCCGATCATCGTGCAGCTCTGGCACTCCCTCTCGGCATTCCTGACGGGCGATCTCGGCGTCTCGATGCGCTCCAATCGACCCGTCGCAACCCTGATCGCCGAGGTGCTGCCATCGACGCTGGTTCTGGCCTCCGCCGGGCTTGCGGTCGCGTTGATCCTGGCCTTCGCCGTTGCCTATGGCACACAGGTCGTGCCGAAACGGTATGGGCAGGGGCTGCTGCGGGCCTTCCCGTCGCTATTCCTGTCGACACCCAATTTCGTCATCGGCCTGTTTCTGATCCACCTCTTCGGTTTTCAGCTCCGACTGTTCCGCGTCATCGAGCCCGACAGTTTCTGGGCGACGCTGTTTGCGGCGATCACCATCGGCATACCCTTCTCCGCACAGATCGCGGAAGTCCTGATCGCCAATCTCGATCATGAAGCGGAGCAGGATTACGCCGCGGTCGCCCGCAGCCGTGGCATCGGACCAAGACGGCTTTTCACGACACATCTGCTCAAGCCCGCTTCGCTACCGGTCGTGACCGTTATCGCGCTGACCGTGGGCGAACTTCTGGGCAACTCGCTGATCACGGAAACAGTGTTCGGCCGCACCGGTATCGGCAGTCTCGTACAGCGCTCCGTCAGCACCCAGGACTTGCCCGTCCTGCAGGCCATCGTCTCGCTGGGAGCTGTCGTATTCGTCGTCGTCAATCTCATCGCCGATCTTCTTTATCCGCTGCTCGATCCGCGGGTGAAAATTGTCGTCGGCCGAAAGCGCCGCCTGACCACCATCGATGACACATCGCTCGGCCTTGAAACGGGGAGCAAACCATGA
- a CDS encoding ABC transporter substrate-binding protein: protein MTKRSFSFSLSRRRLLFTASLAVSASLFLSTAAPLTAVAADTPRDGGDITFLIDSLGDTWIPNNSAISSFQGHIWGHVADKLLYVDAEGKVSPWIAEKWEQNDTATEFTLHLKSGVTFSDGEPLDAKAVVANLNIWYAGRKNEGINPIGLFPKTYDRAEAVDATTVKVYFKKPTLGFIPTLGYHGSILISPKTLAQPASEQADLGKTSGSGPYVVESWKEGDHVTLVKRKDYNWGPAAVGHTGPAYLDTITYKLVTEPSLRVASVQSGQADVAYNASPQELKSLKDEGFTVATPRYLGFVNGWAVNTKLQPYDDVKVRQALQAGINRQEIIDTVYTQDWKLATSFIQSNVPGATDHSDLLAYHPDKSEKLLDEAGWVKGADGIRVKDGKPLELTIHSNPYLATSKSVDELIAQQLGKLGWKVNIRTYDVVTYGEKVKFGGAAVPTYEVTRSFIDAGTVASILTNANNGENWFALDDRDAKLNDLRDKIAGAGSVEERKPLLDGLQKYLLEQGYFIPRTQIVQRIYVQSPKLRGEVYNGVAYASYYTAFIAE from the coding sequence CTTTTTACGGCCTCTCTGGCAGTCTCCGCCTCGCTGTTTTTATCAACAGCGGCGCCTCTGACCGCAGTGGCGGCCGACACGCCACGCGATGGCGGTGACATCACATTTCTGATCGATTCACTGGGCGATACGTGGATCCCCAACAACAGCGCCATCTCCAGTTTCCAGGGTCACATCTGGGGTCACGTTGCGGACAAGCTGCTCTATGTCGATGCGGAAGGTAAGGTCAGCCCATGGATTGCCGAGAAGTGGGAGCAGAACGATACCGCGACTGAATTCACCCTCCATCTGAAAAGCGGTGTGACCTTCTCCGACGGCGAACCGCTGGATGCGAAGGCCGTCGTTGCCAATCTCAACATCTGGTATGCCGGCCGCAAGAACGAGGGAATTAACCCGATCGGCCTCTTCCCCAAGACCTATGATCGCGCAGAAGCGGTCGATGCCACTACCGTGAAGGTCTACTTCAAGAAGCCGACGCTCGGCTTTATCCCGACACTTGGATATCACGGATCGATCCTGATCTCGCCCAAGACCCTTGCCCAGCCGGCCAGCGAGCAGGCAGACCTTGGCAAGACGTCTGGAAGCGGTCCCTATGTCGTTGAGTCCTGGAAGGAAGGCGACCATGTAACCCTCGTCAAGCGTAAGGACTACAACTGGGGCCCGGCGGCTGTCGGCCACACCGGCCCCGCCTATCTCGACACCATCACCTACAAGCTGGTGACGGAACCATCCCTCCGCGTCGCTTCCGTTCAGTCCGGTCAGGCGGACGTCGCCTACAACGCCTCGCCCCAGGAACTGAAATCGCTCAAGGATGAAGGTTTCACCGTCGCGACCCCGCGTTATCTCGGCTTCGTCAACGGCTGGGCGGTCAACACCAAGCTTCAACCCTATGATGACGTGAAGGTGCGTCAGGCGCTCCAGGCGGGCATCAATCGCCAGGAAATCATCGACACCGTCTATACGCAGGACTGGAAGCTTGCGACGTCGTTCATCCAGAGCAACGTCCCGGGTGCGACGGACCACAGCGATCTCCTCGCCTACCACCCGGACAAGTCAGAGAAGCTTCTGGACGAAGCCGGATGGGTCAAGGGCGCAGACGGAATTCGGGTAAAAGACGGCAAGCCGCTGGAATTGACGATCCATTCCAATCCTTACCTGGCAACTTCGAAATCCGTCGACGAGCTGATTGCCCAGCAGCTTGGCAAGCTCGGATGGAAGGTCAATATCAGGACTTATGATGTCGTGACCTACGGCGAGAAGGTCAAATTCGGCGGCGCCGCAGTTCCCACATATGAAGTCACACGCAGCTTCATCGACGCCGGCACGGTCGCCAGCATCCTGACCAACGCCAATAACGGCGAAAACTGGTTTGCGCTGGATGATCGCGACGCCAAGCTGAACGACTTGCGCGACAAAATCGCTGGCGCAGGTTCCGTCGAAGAACGGAAGCCTCTGCTGGACGGCCTGCAAAAATATCTGCTGGAACAGGGCTACTTCATACCGCGCACGCAAATCGTTCAGCGCATTTACGTGCAGTCGCCGAAGCTGAGAGGCGAGGTCTATAACGGCGTCGCTTACGCCAGCTATTACACAGCGTTCATTGCCGAATGA